In Pyramidobacter piscolens W5455, a genomic segment contains:
- the thrC gene encoding threonine synthase — MAFYTLKCALCGREFPAESTLKTCPDCGIHGTMHVLYDYDEVKKQIDRTSLAADPRFSLWRYEALLPMRKNSRRPTLQVGWTPLYDMPQIASEYDVGQLLIKDDGRNPTASLKDRASAVAVTLAAERNRDVLACASTGNAASSLAGFAANMGLKSVIFVPETAPVAKVTQLLVFGARVFLVKGDYAAAVRLAIEAIEHYGWYDRNCAINPFLVEGKKTCAMEIAEQCDWDVPDKVFVSVGDGCIVSSTYKGFYDLYKIGVIDRIPQIIGVQAEGACPIHRAIQEGADKIVFGPSHTIADSIDVGAPHNWAKALHAIRASHGDTTAVSDAEILSAVAELPRKSGVFAEPAGATAYAGFVKFAREGRLKASDRVAVIISGNGLKDVASAQKAVPPAAKVAPNMEELIKILG, encoded by the coding sequence ATGGCTTTCTACACGCTCAAATGCGCCCTCTGCGGGCGCGAATTCCCCGCCGAAAGCACGTTGAAAACGTGTCCCGACTGCGGGATCCACGGCACTATGCACGTGCTGTACGACTACGACGAAGTGAAAAAACAGATCGACCGCACCTCTCTGGCGGCGGATCCGCGTTTCAGTCTTTGGCGCTACGAAGCCCTGCTTCCGATGCGGAAAAATTCGCGCCGCCCCACGCTTCAGGTCGGCTGGACGCCGCTCTACGATATGCCCCAGATCGCGTCCGAATACGACGTCGGGCAGCTTCTGATCAAGGACGACGGACGCAATCCCACGGCTTCGCTCAAAGACCGCGCCAGCGCCGTCGCCGTAACGCTCGCCGCGGAGCGAAACCGCGACGTTCTCGCCTGCGCGTCGACGGGCAACGCCGCCAGTTCGCTCGCGGGTTTCGCCGCCAACATGGGATTGAAAAGCGTGATCTTCGTTCCGGAAACGGCGCCAGTCGCCAAAGTGACGCAGCTGCTCGTGTTCGGCGCGCGGGTGTTCCTCGTCAAGGGAGATTACGCCGCAGCGGTGCGGCTGGCGATCGAGGCCATCGAACATTACGGCTGGTACGACCGCAACTGCGCGATCAACCCGTTCCTCGTCGAAGGCAAAAAGACCTGCGCGATGGAGATCGCGGAACAGTGCGACTGGGACGTCCCCGACAAAGTTTTCGTCTCCGTCGGCGACGGCTGCATCGTCAGTTCGACGTACAAGGGTTTTTACGATCTGTACAAGATCGGCGTCATCGACCGTATTCCTCAGATCATCGGCGTTCAGGCGGAGGGCGCCTGCCCGATCCACAGGGCGATTCAGGAGGGCGCCGATAAAATCGTATTCGGCCCCTCGCACACGATTGCCGACAGCATCGACGTGGGCGCGCCGCACAACTGGGCGAAAGCGCTTCACGCGATCCGCGCTTCTCATGGGGATACGACCGCCGTCAGCGACGCCGAGATCCTTTCCGCCGTCGCCGAACTGCCGCGAAAAAGCGGCGTGTTCGCCGAGCCCGCGGGAGCGACGGCCTACGCCGGTTTCGTCAAATTCGCTCGCGAAGGACGTCTCAAGGCGTCGGACCGCGTCGCCGTGATCATTTCAGGCAATGGCCTCAAAGACGTCGCCTCGGCGCAGAAAGCGGTTCCGCCGGCTGCAAAAGTCGCCCCAAACATGGAGGAACT
- a CDS encoding YgeY family selenium metabolism-linked hydrolase: MSEKWQDELVELVRGMIRCPSLSGHEDKIADFVENAMKRFGFDSTERDRYGNVSGRMVFGKGGKKLLFEGHMDHVDIADRSKWTHDPFAAEIVGGRMYGRGTSDMKGNLGAAIMAARLLKENHAELNGELIVCGGVHEECFEGVASEELGIRWKPDCVIIGEASSLNLKRGQRGRAEVVLETLGKSAHSSNPEVGLNAVKTMAPLLTAIERDFKPKEQPVLGKGILELTDIISSPYPGASVVPEKCRVTYDRRLLVGETDAEVLKQIQDIVDAQKKLDPRLDARVYLATGTEKCYTGETISATRYAPGWLFPEDNWFVAAAMEGLRNAGLNPEFSHYAFCTNGSYYAGKAGIPTVGFGGSLESLAHVVDEYIEIDQLCKACEGYQGIVRAVLR, encoded by the coding sequence ATGAGTGAAAAATGGCAGGACGAATTGGTCGAACTGGTTCGCGGCATGATTCGCTGTCCCAGTCTTTCCGGGCACGAGGACAAAATCGCCGATTTTGTCGAAAACGCGATGAAGCGCTTCGGCTTCGACTCCACCGAACGCGACCGTTACGGCAACGTTTCGGGGCGCATGGTGTTCGGCAAAGGCGGCAAAAAGCTGCTCTTCGAAGGCCACATGGATCACGTCGACATCGCCGACCGCTCCAAATGGACTCACGATCCTTTCGCGGCCGAGATCGTCGGCGGGCGCATGTACGGCCGCGGCACGAGCGACATGAAGGGCAATCTGGGCGCCGCAATCATGGCGGCCAGACTGCTCAAAGAAAATCATGCCGAACTTAACGGAGAACTGATCGTCTGCGGCGGCGTGCACGAAGAATGCTTCGAGGGCGTCGCTTCCGAGGAACTGGGGATCCGCTGGAAGCCCGACTGCGTGATCATCGGCGAAGCTTCGTCGCTGAATCTGAAGCGCGGCCAGCGCGGCCGCGCCGAAGTAGTACTGGAGACTCTGGGGAAATCCGCCCACTCGTCCAATCCCGAGGTCGGCCTTAACGCCGTAAAGACGATGGCGCCGCTTCTGACCGCCATCGAGCGCGATTTCAAGCCTAAAGAGCAGCCTGTGCTCGGCAAAGGCATTCTCGAACTGACCGACATCATTTCCTCCCCTTATCCCGGCGCCAGCGTCGTGCCCGAAAAGTGCCGCGTCACGTACGACCGGCGTCTGCTCGTGGGAGAAACCGACGCCGAGGTGCTGAAGCAGATTCAGGACATCGTCGACGCGCAGAAGAAGCTCGATCCCCGTCTGGACGCCAGAGTTTATCTGGCTACCGGCACGGAAAAGTGCTACACCGGCGAGACGATCTCCGCGACGCGCTACGCGCCCGGTTGGCTGTTCCCCGAAGACAACTGGTTCGTCGCGGCGGCGATGGAAGGGCTGAGGAACGCCGGATTGAATCCGGAATTCTCCCATTACGCTTTCTGCACCAACGGCAGCTATTACGCCGGCAAGGCGGGGATCCCCACCGTCGGCTTCGGCGGCTCGCTCGAATCGCTGGCCCACGTGGTCGACGAATACATCGAGATCGACCAGCTCTGCAAGGCCTGCGAAGGCTATCAGGGCATCGTCCGCGCCGTTCTTCGCTAG
- a CDS encoding alanine/glycine:cation symporter family protein, with protein sequence MSKFLNWLAGELWGWPMMILIFLCGLIFGLGTGFFQIRKLPYVLKETLGKCFRKDALEGEGTITPLQAVSSALAGCIGNGNIAGVATAIATGGPGAVFWMWIMGLFGMMTKFVEVVLAVHFREQTESGAFYGGPMYYIEKGMGKRWKPLAMFYGVMMIVGALGTAVWVQPHTMASALKSTFGIPPLATVVCAVILTALVCFGGFKRIGRFAESIMPYFVVVYTVFSLGVIFTNIARLPEVVGMIFKYAFNPHAAVGGFAGGTMILAVRYGAARGVFSNEAGLGTASMVHATSITRHPCQQGLYGIVEVFVDTIVMCSMTAFVILLSAPDVWSGGLNGIALTISAFDTLYGKFGAWIVSISVMLAALTTMIGYYFEYKTSVVYVFGEKNMGIFNVFWLIPPFVAVTQDVDLVWTIVDISTGIEGIPNMIAMLALAPIFFKVYKQWTKDNNL encoded by the coding sequence ATGTCGAAATTTTTAAACTGGCTGGCCGGCGAGCTTTGGGGCTGGCCCATGATGATTCTCATTTTCCTGTGCGGTCTGATTTTCGGTTTGGGGACGGGCTTCTTTCAAATCCGCAAGCTTCCTTACGTCCTCAAAGAAACGCTCGGCAAGTGCTTCAGAAAGGACGCGCTCGAAGGCGAAGGCACGATCACGCCGCTGCAGGCCGTTTCTTCGGCTCTCGCCGGATGTATCGGCAACGGCAATATCGCCGGAGTGGCGACCGCGATCGCGACCGGCGGTCCGGGAGCCGTTTTCTGGATGTGGATCATGGGCCTTTTCGGCATGATGACGAAATTCGTCGAGGTCGTTCTGGCCGTTCATTTCCGCGAGCAAACGGAGAGCGGCGCCTTTTACGGCGGCCCGATGTACTACATCGAAAAGGGCATGGGTAAAAGATGGAAGCCGCTCGCCATGTTCTACGGCGTGATGATGATCGTCGGGGCCCTCGGCACCGCCGTATGGGTCCAGCCTCACACGATGGCTTCGGCCCTCAAGAGCACTTTCGGTATCCCGCCCCTGGCCACCGTCGTCTGCGCCGTCATTCTTACCGCGCTCGTATGCTTCGGCGGTTTCAAACGCATCGGGCGTTTCGCCGAAAGTATCATGCCTTACTTTGTCGTCGTCTATACCGTATTTTCGCTCGGGGTTATTTTTACGAACATCGCGCGACTGCCCGAAGTGGTCGGCATGATCTTCAAGTACGCTTTCAACCCCCATGCCGCCGTCGGCGGTTTTGCCGGAGGCACGATGATCCTCGCCGTCCGGTACGGCGCGGCGCGAGGTGTTTTCTCCAACGAAGCCGGACTGGGAACGGCTTCGATGGTTCACGCCACGTCGATCACCAGGCACCCCTGCCAGCAGGGTCTGTACGGCATCGTCGAAGTTTTCGTCGATACGATCGTGATGTGTTCGATGACCGCGTTCGTTATCCTGCTTTCGGCTCCCGACGTGTGGAGCGGCGGTTTGAACGGCATCGCCCTTACCATCTCCGCATTCGATACGCTGTACGGAAAATTCGGCGCGTGGATCGTCTCCATATCCGTCATGCTCGCAGCTCTCACGACGATGATCGGCTACTACTTCGAATACAAGACGTCCGTCGTTTATGTCTTCGGCGAAAAAAATATGGGTATCTTCAACGTTTTCTGGCTGATCCCGCCGTTCGTCGCCGTGACGCAGGACGTCGATCTGGTCTGGACGATCGTCGACATTTCAACCGGCATCGAAGGAATCCCCAACATGATCGCCATGCTTGCGCTCGCGCCTATATTTTTCAAGGTTTACAAGCAATGGACTAAGGACAACAACTTATAG